One window from the genome of bacterium encodes:
- a CDS encoding S-adenosylmethionine:tRNA ribosyltransferase-isomerase: TLVMLASAFAGRERLLRAYAEAIREHYRFYSFGDAMLIL, encoded by the coding sequence ACGCTCGTGATGCTGGCGAGCGCGTTTGCCGGTCGGGAGCGCCTCCTCCGCGCGTACGCGGAGGCGATCCGGGAACACTACCGCTTCTACAGCTTCGGGGACGCGATGCTGATCCTCTGA